TGCCCATCCGAGTCCCTTGTCGGTCTATCGTGGTTTTTTTGGCAGCAAGCCTTTTTCAAAAGCCAATGCCTACCTTGTATCTCAAGGCCAATCCCCAATTGATTGGTTGAAGTAAAATAGAAAGTTGGAAGATTATGTTACTGATTAAAAATGGTCGTGTTGTAGACCCTAAGTCTGGTTTGGATACGCAAGCTGATGTTCTTGTTGATGGTAAAAAAGTCGTTAAGATTGCGGAAAACATCGAAGCTGGAGATGCTCAAGTCATCGATGCGACTGGTCTTGTGGTTGCTCCTGGTTTGGTGGATATCCATGTTCATTTCCGTGAGCCAGGTCAAACCCACAAAGAAGATATTCATACTGGATCCTTGGCAGCGGCTGCAGGTGGTTTTACAACAGTTGTCATGATGGCTAACACTAATCCAACGATTTCAGACAAGGAAACCTTGGAGGAGGTCTTGACTTCAGCAGCTAAGGAAAATATCCATGTTAAGTCTGTTGCGACTATTACAAAGAACTTTGATGGTGAAAACATCACTGATTTCAAGGGCTTGCTTGAAGCCGGTGCTGTCGGATTCTCAGATGATGGTATTCCATTGACCAATGCTAGTATTGTCAAAAAGGCCATGGAGCTAGCTAAGGAGAATAATACCTTTATCAGCCTTCACGAGGAGGATCCTGATCTTAATGGTATTCTCGGTTTCAATGAAAATATTGCTAAAAAAGAATTCCATATTTGTGGGGCAACTGGTGTAGCTGAGTACAGTATGATTGCGCGTGATGTCATGATTGCTTATGATACACAAGCACATGTTCATATTCAACACTTGTCAAAAGCAGAATCTGTAAAAGTGGTTGAATTTGCTCAAAAACTTGGAGCTCAAGTTACTGCCGAAGTGGCACCGCAGCATTTCTCTAAGACTGAAGACCTCTTGCTCTCAAAAGGTGCTAATGCCAAGATGAACCCACCACTTCGTTTGGAATCTGACCGTCAGGCCGTTATCGAAGGGTTGAAATCTGGAGTTATCTCAGTTATTGCCACAGACCACGCGCCACACCATGCCGATGAAAAGAATGTCGATGATGTGACTAAAGCACCATCAGGAATGACTGGTCTTGAAACATCTCTATCTCTTGGATTGACCTACTTGGTTGAAGCAGGTCACTTAAGCTTGACTGAACTCTTGAAAGTAATGACTAGCAACCCATCTGATCTTTATGGCTTCGATGCCGGTTATTTGGCTGAAAATGGACCAGCTGACCTTGTAATCTTTGCGGACAAAGAAAAACGTCAGGTCACAGCAGACTTTAAGTCTAAAGCAGCCAATTCACCATTTGTGGGCGAAGAGCTTACGGGTAGTGTTAAATATACTATCTGTGACGGTGAGATTGTTTATCAAGCCTAAATAAGGGATCAGAGCAGGGCACATCGAGACACTTGGTGTTGCACCTGCTTTTTTAGTTCTTGAAGGAGCAAAATGATGAAAAAGATACTAAAAGGTCTTGTTAAATATGTTACTTTAACTGTTCTGTTAGTCTGTTTTCTGCCGTTGTCTTTGCAGCACGTTAAAGCTGATGAGGTAGAGTATAGTCTGCCTTCCTATGTTGGTCACCTTTCAATTCAAGATGATGGTAATGCGACGTTTACGCAGGAAGTGACTTATGATTTTGATAGTGATTATAAAGGTCAGTATGTAACCTTGGGGAAAATTGGTGGTTATTCTATTATGGATGATCCCAAGGTTTCAGCAACCGTAAACGGGAAAGAAAAAACAGATATTACAGTTGAAAAAACAGACTCCTATGAAGGTGTTAAACTCAAAGTTTATAATTCAGGTTCAGATGGTGATAGGGTTGTCCTCAAAGTTACTTGGCAAATCCAACACCTGTTGAATCTATATTCAGATATTGCAGTTTTAAATTGGTTTCCTATCTCTGATTGGGATAAAGGATTTGGACAGATTGATTTCACAGTTGATGGTCTAGATGCAAGTCAAGGAGAGCTTTACGCTCACGCTGGCTATTTTGGAAAAGATCCACAGGTTAAGCGTACTTCTACAGGTTATCAGGTTCATGTAGACAATTTACCAGCATCAGGTAAATTGGAATTACACGCCTACTGGCCGATGACCAGTGCTTTACGAGAAAATAATCAGGCTTACTTATTAAATAAGACGAATAAGGCAGACTTTCTAAAAAAAGAAGCAGATATCAAGAAATCTAAAGAAAACTTTCGCCGCATTTTTTATGTCATCTTACCACTTGTGATCTTAAGCTTTGTTCTTATTGGTATTTTCTGTTACCTCATTGTTCTTTATAGCACTAGGATGCCTTCTTTCCCTCGAGATGCCCGTCTTTATGAAGCCCCTCAAAATTTAGCACCTTTGGTCCTAGCCAAGAATGTTTATAATCAGTCCTTCGACAAAACAGGTCTAAAAGAAGAAACGGGTCCTCTGAAGTTTAAATATATGGTGCAAGCTACCATCCTTGATTTGATTGATAGAGGTCATCTCACCTATAGACAAGAAGGTGATAGTAATATTCTGACACGTATTAAAAAGGAGGGGCTCTCTTCATTTGAAGTGTCTTTCTTGGATATGTTGTTTGATGGTCGCATGGAAATTAGAGATACGGAAATGTTCTCGCGCTATTATCTTGATAAAGATGCTCTAGAAAAACAATTTAAGAGTGCTAGAACAAGCTATGAGCGTGAAGCAATACGTTCCCAAGGAAAACGTGTCAAATATCAATTCACTAATGACGGCTATCAAGTAGCAAAAGGCGTAGAAAAAGAGGAATTTGCGCTTGGACTTCCTAAAATTTATAGAGATTTTAGTCCGAAAGAAAAGACATTTAACCTATTGGGAGTAGCAGCTTTGGTACTTTCAATGTTGCTTTGTATTCTTTCAACCTTGTTCTTATTTGCTGCCTTTGGATCAGGACTAGGTTTTTACTATATTCTTGGCCTTCTACCTATAGCAGGAGTTACCATTTTATTCTGGTACTTAGTGAAAAGACGTCGTCAGAGATGTCTTGATGCAACTCAAATTTCAACCTATTACCAGTGGCATAGCTTTAAAAATATGATTAAGAGTATTCCTAGTTTTAAAGAATCCGAACTAGAATCTGTCATCCTTTGGAATCGTATCTTGGTTTATGCGACACTCTATGGACAGGCGAAAAAAGTTAGTGATGTCCTAAAACGTTACAACATTCACCTCAGCAATCCATCTCTAGATGAGTTTACTTATTCAGCAGCACCATTTATCATGATGAATAATGTCAATTATCTAGAATCTTACGTTTCTGCCTCAGATAGCGTAAGTAGCTTCTCTATCAATTCGAACAGTGGTAGTGGCGGCTTTGGAGGCGGTGGCTTCTCTGGTGGTGGCGGAGGAGGCGGAGGCGGTGCCTTCTAAGCCTACTAGTCGGAGTTTACTATTTGTAGAGACACTCAGTCTATATGATTTTGAGTGTCTTTTTGTTTGTCGAAGAATTATCCTTGTTCAAAAATGCTAGGAAGTTTGAGAGTGAAGAGATAAAAAGCAACAAAAAAAGAGCCGGTGGCTCTTTTTCAATATCATCTTAATAACCAGGTTCAAAGATTTCAATTATTTGAGTCAGATAACCTGCATGTAAACCGATACGATAGTCAACATTTGGCAAAGTCTTAACCAACTCATTCAGTTCTTTATCTTTGCTAACCTTATCAGCCAAAACTGGTAATTCAACGACAAGGAGTTGCGAGTGATCCAGTTGCAGGTAACTACTGTTGACCTTGATATCAGGACGAAGTAGTTTAAATATCGCTTTATCCGAAGCTTGGAGCAGTTGATATAAATCTAAGTCAGGTAAAGGAATCTCACCAAACTGAGGACTTATATTAATGGAAATATCGACATGTGACGCTCTCATTTCCAAAATACGATTTGAAAGAAAACTTGCTATTATTGGATTGCTAAGTCTATCCAAGTGTTCTTGAGTCTCTGGATTACCAATACTAGCATTGTCCGTTTTATAAATTTCAAGTAGACTCGTAGCTTTTGCGGTATCTTCATTTTCCAAGGCAAGAGAAACGTCCTTGAGATTTTTTTTGAATAGGTCGAAGGATTTTTGCTTTTGCGTGATAATTTGGATAAAGGATTTGCTGTAGTTAGTCATAGTACCCAACAATTTATGGCGTTCTTTGTTCAGCCTATCAATAGATTGTTGGTGGATAGCCTGGTTCCAATTGTAAAAATCCCATAGTAGTAGAGCAATGTATAGAACCAAGATAACAGACCTATTAGCATTGACCTTGAAAATTATTTCAAATAAATTTTTAGGATCATTAGTTGTCGTAAGGATACTGTTAAGACCATGGATAACAGTAAAGAAGACATAATAGACAGCTAGGAAGGCAGTGCTTCGCAACCAGTTACGTCTAGCCCAAACTTCGTCAAGACTACTCATCTGATTTAGGTCTATGGCGAAGATTTTAAGCGTTAGGAAAATGATTAATGGAGCTAAGATGTAGGTCAAGATATGTAAGTTCGTATCGAAAGAAACGTCACCTTTGATATGTAAGATGTGAGGGAGGATGACAAGTGAAAGTAGCCGTGTAGCCATATCAAAAAGGATAGTTGGATAAAAAGCGTAAAGCAAACGATGATAGAAAGAACGCTCTTTTACAAGAGCCAAATCAGCAACAAGGAAGAAAAGAGGGTCTACAACGATTTTTACGAGATTAAAATAGGATGCTGCAGCTACGTAGGACAAAAATAGAAGTAAGAGGTGTCCTCGTTGTGGCTTAACCTTAGACATAGTCTGGTAGAGGTACCAAATAGAAATGAAACTAACAGCCTGTAAGAGAGGATTGATAATATTAGTAATCATTGTAACCTCCTTTTGTCATGTCAATCTCAATTTGTAAGCGGTAAATACCAGCACGTGTATTAGAAACAATGTTAACGTTTGGATAAGTGGATAGGATCCTATTGACGCGTTTCAGTTCGGGATCAGAGAAATCAGAGGTAATAGCTGAATCTTCTTTAGTGCTTGAACTTTCAACGACAAAGTGTTGACTATCCTCGTCTTTAAAATAAGCATAGCTAAGATATTTCTGTTCACTATCTTGTGCTTGGTCAATGACATGATCCAAGATAGTTGATAGGACATATACCCAATCTAAAGGATAA
Above is a window of Streptococcus salivarius DNA encoding:
- a CDS encoding dihydroorotase, with amino-acid sequence MLLIKNGRVVDPKSGLDTQADVLVDGKKVVKIAENIEAGDAQVIDATGLVVAPGLVDIHVHFREPGQTHKEDIHTGSLAAAAGGFTTVVMMANTNPTISDKETLEEVLTSAAKENIHVKSVATITKNFDGENITDFKGLLEAGAVGFSDDGIPLTNASIVKKAMELAKENNTFISLHEEDPDLNGILGFNENIAKKEFHICGATGVAEYSMIARDVMIAYDTQAHVHIQHLSKAESVKVVEFAQKLGAQVTAEVAPQHFSKTEDLLLSKGANAKMNPPLRLESDRQAVIEGLKSGVISVIATDHAPHHADEKNVDDVTKAPSGMTGLETSLSLGLTYLVEAGHLSLTELLKVMTSNPSDLYGFDAGYLAENGPADLVIFADKEKRQVTADFKSKAANSPFVGEELTGSVKYTICDGEIVYQA
- a CDS encoding DUF2207 domain-containing protein; its protein translation is MKKILKGLVKYVTLTVLLVCFLPLSLQHVKADEVEYSLPSYVGHLSIQDDGNATFTQEVTYDFDSDYKGQYVTLGKIGGYSIMDDPKVSATVNGKEKTDITVEKTDSYEGVKLKVYNSGSDGDRVVLKVTWQIQHLLNLYSDIAVLNWFPISDWDKGFGQIDFTVDGLDASQGELYAHAGYFGKDPQVKRTSTGYQVHVDNLPASGKLELHAYWPMTSALRENNQAYLLNKTNKADFLKKEADIKKSKENFRRIFYVILPLVILSFVLIGIFCYLIVLYSTRMPSFPRDARLYEAPQNLAPLVLAKNVYNQSFDKTGLKEETGPLKFKYMVQATILDLIDRGHLTYRQEGDSNILTRIKKEGLSSFEVSFLDMLFDGRMEIRDTEMFSRYYLDKDALEKQFKSARTSYEREAIRSQGKRVKYQFTNDGYQVAKGVEKEEFALGLPKIYRDFSPKEKTFNLLGVAALVLSMLLCILSTLFLFAAFGSGLGFYYILGLLPIAGVTILFWYLVKRRRQRCLDATQISTYYQWHSFKNMIKSIPSFKESELESVILWNRILVYATLYGQAKKVSDVLKRYNIHLSNPSLDEFTYSAAPFIMMNNVNYLESYVSASDSVSSFSINSNSGSGGFGGGGFSGGGGGGGGGAF